Proteins found in one Gaiellales bacterium genomic segment:
- a CDS encoding MFS transporter, with the protein MTDIAHSNPERAGDNRHRWLALMVLCGGSLMIVLDSTIVNVALPSIRSSLDFSATSLAWVVNAYLLTFGGFLLLGGRLGDLFGQRKLFLFGIMLFTIASLACGVSNSQHVLIGARAVQGLGGAVASAVSLGLMMNLFTEPGDRAKAMGVFGFVASGGGTLGVLLGGVLTNWLDWHWIFLVNLPIGVAVIVLSFRLLPGGGAIPQNGRLDVAGAVTVTGALMLAVYAIVNGNGEGWTSVQTLGMLGGAVAVLAVFVAIESRVAAPLVPLSMFRIRNTSVANVVGVLWAGAMFAWFFLSALYLQSVLGYSPVQVGLAFLPANLIMGAFSLGLSAKIVMRFGLRRPLGLGLGIAALGLLLFVRAPVDGTFAIDVLPSMMLLGIGAGMAFNPVLLAAMSDVPQHESGLASGIVNTAFMMGGALGLAVLASVAASRTSTLQASGDGTLQALTGGYHAAFLVGTVFALVAAAVGATLIREGQPAPAHAHGEYAGEPAVESF; encoded by the coding sequence ATGACCGACATCGCACACTCAAACCCCGAGCGCGCAGGCGACAACCGGCACCGCTGGCTGGCGCTGATGGTGCTCTGCGGCGGCAGCCTGATGATCGTGCTCGACTCGACGATCGTGAACGTCGCGCTGCCCTCGATCCGCTCGAGCCTCGACTTCTCGGCCACCTCGCTGGCCTGGGTGGTCAACGCGTACCTGCTCACCTTCGGCGGCTTCCTGCTGCTGGGCGGGCGGCTCGGCGACCTGTTCGGGCAGCGCAAGCTGTTCCTGTTCGGGATCATGCTGTTCACGATCGCCTCGTTGGCCTGCGGCGTCTCCAACAGCCAGCACGTGCTGATCGGAGCCCGCGCGGTGCAGGGCCTCGGCGGGGCCGTTGCGTCGGCCGTCTCGCTGGGCCTGATGATGAACCTGTTCACCGAGCCGGGCGACCGCGCCAAGGCGATGGGCGTGTTCGGCTTCGTCGCCTCCGGCGGCGGCACCCTCGGCGTGCTGCTCGGCGGCGTTCTCACCAACTGGCTGGACTGGCACTGGATCTTCCTCGTCAACCTGCCGATCGGCGTCGCCGTCATCGTGCTCTCGTTCCGGCTGCTGCCGGGCGGCGGCGCGATCCCGCAGAACGGCCGGCTGGACGTGGCCGGCGCAGTGACCGTGACCGGCGCGCTGATGCTGGCCGTCTACGCGATCGTGAACGGCAATGGCGAGGGGTGGACCTCCGTCCAGACGCTGGGCATGCTCGGCGGCGCGGTGGCCGTCCTCGCCGTGTTCGTCGCGATCGAGTCGCGCGTGGCCGCTCCGCTCGTGCCGCTGTCGATGTTCCGCATCCGCAACACGAGCGTCGCGAACGTCGTCGGCGTCCTCTGGGCGGGCGCGATGTTCGCGTGGTTCTTCCTCTCGGCGCTCTACCTGCAGTCGGTGCTCGGATACTCGCCTGTCCAGGTGGGCCTGGCCTTCCTGCCCGCGAACCTGATCATGGGCGCGTTCTCGCTCGGCCTGTCGGCCAAGATCGTGATGCGGTTCGGCCTGCGGCGGCCGCTCGGGCTCGGGCTCGGCATCGCGGCGCTCGGCCTGCTGCTGTTCGTCCGCGCCCCGGTCGACGGCACCTTCGCGATCGACGTGCTGCCCAGCATGATGCTGCTCGGCATCGGCGCCGGCATGGCGTTCAACCCCGTTTTGCTGGCGGCGATGAGCGACGTTCCGCAGCACGAGTCGGGCCTCGCCTCAGGGATCGTCAACACCGCCTTCATGATGGGCGGCGCGCTCGGGCTCGCGGTGCTGGCGAGCGTGGCGGCGTCGCGCACGAGCACGCTGCAGGCGTCCGGAGACGGGACGTTGCAGGCGCTCACGGGCGGCTACCACGCGGCGTTCCTGGTCGGCACCGTGTTTGCCCTGGTGGCCGCGGCCGTCGGCGCCACGCTGATCCGCGAGGGGCAGCCCGCCCCCGCGCATGCGCACGGCGAGTACGCCGGCGAGCCTGCCGTCGAGTCGTTCTAG